One window from the genome of Pseudoalteromonas sp. '520P1 No. 423' encodes:
- a CDS encoding S8 family serine peptidase yields MIKKYLALMSLVFMSYQVLANNTELNSQESIVEVNSLYYEIKDKKHLSKKNEFNTQIEELEFLEVTPYWINQTNLDGIPQPSNYKLKVCIIDSGVDSGHTDLPKVNINGYDTSYSGFWGRDSVGHGTHISGIISALSNDVGVRGAIDNGQVDIHIQKLMRSARGINSTISDNSLIEAIEICAGTGAKIINLSLSGAGYSEKLRNVIDRLTYQDDIIFIAAAGNHGTATGIDMPAYPAAYRNVVGVGAININGDLADFSPSYRGITFVAPGVDILSTVSHDNIKVNSVYYKSEEGYYEFDYSQIDNGNFEYSSTLPTASACYYNLSDNAVTEQIIENKLSVTSKKEIQNASRICESEGGSLLVISYNYLDTVDREEFAKYNSWLTSLDYEATMPTLLMPGLNDEEVSFFQEGNVSISSGKQSYAALTGTSQAAGVAAAGIAKLWANFPNTTAEQVLNSVKNTASSLNENYPDNAVGYGAVNFSDAYSYLQDYNNVYISPSCPELWYDNQSYEKNDSVTFNGIVYEANYWTKNQLPSENSGDYAPWNEVRKCDDFDNNTNESKKEYVDPAYSLKEIERITVTYKCESYTLSCGGGGGFSGFGGFNFGGGYSGGGGYSEGGSGGGAGSNNSSDKEKEAARQKEYDDIKKRADNQPKQKPGESKEDYNKRLSQYYKKVASDLKKWDDKYQKGRHTQKIIELNNRANKYDKAYQNAKRHREVTQRYNNGNKGKSSLCKTKTRGVVKVIQTIGCLFDEP; encoded by the coding sequence ATGATAAAAAAATACTTAGCGCTAATGTCATTAGTGTTTATGTCATATCAAGTTTTAGCAAACAATACAGAATTAAACTCTCAGGAGAGTATTGTTGAAGTTAATTCATTATATTATGAAATAAAAGACAAAAAGCATTTATCAAAAAAAAATGAATTTAATACTCAAATTGAAGAACTCGAGTTTTTAGAAGTTACACCATATTGGATAAATCAAACAAATTTAGATGGCATTCCACAACCATCAAATTATAAATTAAAAGTGTGTATTATCGACTCTGGTGTAGATTCTGGACACACTGATTTACCAAAAGTTAACATCAATGGCTACGATACTTCTTATAGTGGTTTTTGGGGACGAGATTCTGTTGGGCATGGTACACATATATCAGGAATTATCAGTGCGCTAAGCAATGATGTAGGGGTTAGGGGGGCAATTGATAACGGTCAGGTAGATATACATATTCAAAAGTTAATGCGATCTGCTCGAGGTATAAATTCAACCATTAGTGACAATAGTCTTATTGAGGCAATTGAGATATGTGCAGGTACAGGCGCTAAAATAATTAACTTGTCTTTAAGTGGTGCTGGATATTCTGAAAAATTAAGAAATGTAATAGATCGACTGACATATCAAGATGACATCATTTTTATTGCTGCAGCGGGCAATCACGGTACAGCTACGGGTATAGATATGCCTGCATACCCAGCAGCCTATCGAAACGTAGTAGGCGTAGGTGCAATTAATATAAATGGAGATTTGGCTGATTTCTCTCCGTCTTATAGAGGAATAACATTTGTTGCTCCAGGGGTTGATATCTTATCTACGGTCTCGCACGATAATATTAAAGTCAATTCTGTATATTATAAAAGTGAGGAAGGATATTACGAATTTGATTACTCTCAAATAGATAATGGAAATTTTGAATATTCATCTACCTTACCGACTGCTTCAGCGTGTTATTACAATTTGTCTGATAATGCAGTCACTGAACAAATAATTGAAAATAAACTAAGTGTAACTTCAAAGAAGGAGATCCAAAATGCTTCACGTATATGTGAATCTGAAGGAGGTTCTTTATTAGTTATTTCGTATAATTATTTAGATACAGTAGATAGAGAAGAATTTGCCAAGTATAACTCTTGGCTTACATCGCTTGATTATGAAGCTACGATGCCTACTTTATTAATGCCTGGACTTAATGATGAAGAAGTGAGCTTTTTTCAAGAAGGAAATGTCAGTATATCTTCTGGTAAGCAGAGCTACGCAGCTTTAACCGGAACCTCTCAAGCGGCAGGCGTTGCGGCTGCTGGTATTGCAAAACTGTGGGCTAACTTCCCAAATACAACTGCAGAACAAGTTCTTAACTCTGTAAAAAATACAGCCTCAAGTCTTAATGAAAATTATCCTGATAATGCTGTAGGTTATGGTGCAGTTAATTTTAGCGATGCATACTCATATCTTCAGGACTACAATAATGTTTATATATCACCTTCTTGCCCCGAGTTATGGTATGACAATCAGAGTTACGAAAAAAATGATTCTGTAACTTTTAACGGTATTGTTTATGAAGCAAACTATTGGACTAAAAATCAACTTCCTAGTGAAAATAGTGGAGACTATGCTCCTTGGAATGAAGTTAGAAAATGTGATGATTTTGACAATAATACAAATGAGAGTAAGAAAGAGTATGTAGACCCAGCGTATAGCTTGAAAGAAATAGAAAGAATTACAGTCACTTATAAATGTGAATCATACACCTTGAGTTGTGGTGGCGGAGGCGGATTTAGCGGGTTCGGTGGCTTCAATTTTGGTGGTGGCTACTCTGGTGGAGGAGGTTATTCTGAAGGAGGCTCGGGAGGTGGTGCTGGGTCAAATAATAGCTCTGACAAAGAAAAGGAAGCAGCAAGACAGAAAGAGTATGATGATATTAAGAAAAGAGCAGATAACCAACCCAAGCAAAAGCCTGGCGAATCCAAAGAAGACTATAATAAAAGGTTATCACAATACTATAAAAAGGTAGCAAGTGACTTAAAGAAGTGGGATGACAAGTATCAAAAAGGTAGACATACTCAGAAAATTATAGAACTCAATAATAGGGCTAACAAGTATGACAAAGCCTATCAGAATGCTAAAAGACACAGAGAAGTTACTCAACGTTATAATAATGGCAATAAAGGTAAAAGTTCTCTATGTAAAACAAAAACACGTGGAGTAGTAAAGGTCATTCAAACGATTGGCTGTTTATTCGATGAGCCATAA
- a CDS encoding LysR substrate-binding domain-containing protein — MFLWEGVSEFVSVAQTSSFTGASKILGISTAQVSRQVSALENRLNTKLFYRTTRKVSLTEEGSVYYSHCRQVMAGLEDAERAISNLRNAPQGLVKLTAPVTYGEKYIMPLVIDFMTKYPEVEVNVVLSNQTVDLVEGGYDLAIRLGKLGDSSMMAKRLTSRTQFVCASPKYLEKFGIPHSLSELKQHNCLVGNTDHWRFIESGKEKSIRVSGSLTCNSGYGLRDAAIKGIGLIKLPDYYIGEDLKSGDLVSILENYQEPKEGIWALYPQNRHISPKVRLLVDYLYQYIN; from the coding sequence ATGTTTTTATGGGAAGGTGTATCGGAGTTTGTATCTGTGGCACAAACATCTAGCTTTACAGGTGCGTCTAAAATATTAGGCATATCAACAGCTCAAGTGAGTCGTCAGGTAAGTGCATTAGAAAACCGCCTTAATACTAAACTTTTTTATCGCACAACCCGAAAAGTATCTTTAACCGAAGAGGGTTCGGTTTATTATAGCCATTGTCGCCAAGTAATGGCAGGGCTCGAAGATGCTGAACGCGCCATAAGTAATTTACGCAATGCACCACAGGGGTTAGTTAAACTCACTGCACCAGTGACTTATGGCGAAAAATATATCATGCCATTAGTAATTGACTTTATGACGAAATATCCTGAAGTCGAAGTAAACGTGGTATTAAGTAATCAAACTGTAGATTTAGTAGAAGGCGGATACGACTTAGCAATACGATTAGGTAAATTAGGTGACTCTAGCATGATGGCAAAACGCCTCACTAGCAGAACCCAATTCGTATGCGCATCACCTAAATATCTGGAGAAATTTGGTATTCCACACTCATTATCAGAACTAAAGCAACATAACTGTTTAGTAGGTAATACAGACCATTGGCGTTTTATAGAATCAGGAAAAGAAAAATCCATACGAGTATCAGGTTCACTGACATGTAATAGTGGTTATGGTTTAAGAGATGCTGCAATCAAAGGTATAGGACTTATAAAACTACCGGATTATTATATAGGTGAAGATTTAAAATCGGGTGATCTGGTTTCAATTTTAGAAAACTACCAAGAACCAAAAGAGGGTATTTGGGCACTCTATCCACAAAATAGACATATATCACCCAAAGTACGCTTGCTGGTGGATTATTTATATCAATATATAAATTAA
- a CDS encoding peptidase domain-containing ABC transporter — translation MENPRNLLKFSGLNRLPMILQTEAAECGLACLAMVTGFHGHKTDLTHLRQSHSISLKGASLEELMDIADKMNLSSRALRLDIEHLSQLKTPCILHWDMNHFVVLKKVTKNSIEIHDPAVGERRYTLEEFSKHFTGVALELSPTKEFKSEDKRVNMRLSDFWGSISGLKSTLGKVFVLSLLLQVFAIASPYYMQLVVDEVILSYDQNLLTVLGIGFGILMLIEMITGAVRSTLLLHFGNLMSIQLAANLFHHLVRLPLQYFEKRHIGDVVSRFGSLQQIKQLLTTGVIETVIDGLMAITTLIMIFLYSPKLSVVVLIAIAIYAIFRIAMYRPLRQMSEEVIVNQAKEQSNFMETVRGIQTIKLFGREVQRQSVWHNKYADSLNSGIKVGHLNIGYDAFNKLIFGIENVLVVYFAAILVMDGDLSVGMLFAFMAYKRQFIEKMASLIEKVIEFKMLSLHFNRLADISLTKKENNLKSKTSDKTLSGGIELKNVTYRYNEKEEPVFANLNLKINPGESVAIVGPSGSGKTTLAKVMLGLFEPEGGKVEVDNIDIKQLGLGQYRSQIAAVMQDDQLLSGSIADNISFFDPELNMVQVEWAAKTAAIDKDIMNMTMGYNTLVGDMGAALSGGQIQRLLLARALYRKPKILFMDEATSSLDTKLEASVNCAVKNLDITRIIIAHRPETIASADKVVELRYGKVNEVEKPDLKGTREIKPKIELDVSDLEAIGILDPLGSEFSLV, via the coding sequence ATGGAAAATCCTAGAAACTTACTTAAATTTAGTGGTTTAAATCGTTTACCTATGATTTTGCAAACTGAGGCTGCAGAGTGTGGTTTAGCGTGTTTAGCTATGGTTACCGGATTTCATGGACATAAAACTGATTTAACGCATTTAAGACAATCGCACTCAATATCTTTAAAAGGTGCAAGTTTAGAAGAGTTAATGGATATTGCTGATAAAATGAATTTAAGCTCAAGAGCGCTTAGATTGGATATAGAGCATTTATCACAATTAAAAACACCCTGTATTCTACATTGGGATATGAATCATTTTGTTGTTTTGAAAAAAGTAACAAAAAATAGCATTGAAATTCATGACCCTGCTGTAGGAGAGCGTAGATATACCCTTGAAGAGTTCTCTAAACATTTCACTGGTGTAGCATTAGAACTTTCGCCAACAAAAGAATTTAAATCTGAAGATAAAAGAGTCAATATGCGACTCTCAGACTTTTGGGGATCTATTTCAGGTTTAAAATCAACCCTTGGAAAAGTTTTTGTTTTATCTTTGCTTCTCCAGGTATTTGCAATAGCTAGTCCATACTACATGCAGCTAGTTGTTGATGAAGTTATTTTAAGTTATGACCAGAACCTTTTAACAGTATTAGGAATAGGCTTTGGTATTTTAATGTTAATAGAAATGATTACAGGAGCTGTGAGGAGTACATTATTACTGCATTTTGGTAATTTGATGAGTATTCAACTTGCTGCAAATCTATTCCATCACTTGGTTAGGCTACCTCTTCAGTATTTTGAAAAAAGACATATAGGTGATGTTGTTTCTCGGTTTGGATCTTTACAGCAAATCAAGCAATTACTAACAACAGGTGTGATAGAAACAGTTATAGATGGCTTAATGGCAATTACGACCTTAATAATGATCTTTTTGTATAGTCCTAAATTAAGTGTTGTTGTTTTAATTGCTATCGCTATTTATGCTATTTTTCGTATTGCTATGTATAGGCCTTTGCGTCAAATGTCTGAAGAGGTCATTGTAAATCAAGCTAAAGAGCAGTCAAATTTTATGGAGACTGTGCGCGGTATTCAAACTATAAAGCTATTTGGTCGTGAAGTTCAAAGGCAAAGTGTTTGGCATAATAAATATGCTGATAGCTTAAATTCAGGTATAAAAGTAGGACATCTAAATATTGGTTATGACGCTTTTAATAAACTTATTTTTGGTATTGAGAATGTATTAGTAGTGTACTTTGCCGCAATACTTGTTATGGATGGTGATTTAAGTGTTGGGATGTTATTTGCTTTTATGGCATATAAACGACAATTTATAGAAAAAATGGCTAGCTTAATTGAGAAAGTAATAGAGTTTAAAATGTTAAGTTTACATTTTAATCGCTTGGCTGATATTTCTTTAACAAAAAAGGAAAATAACTTAAAGAGCAAAACATCTGATAAAACACTTTCAGGCGGTATTGAATTAAAAAATGTAACTTATAGATATAACGAAAAAGAAGAACCTGTATTTGCAAATTTAAATTTGAAAATAAATCCAGGAGAATCGGTTGCTATCGTAGGCCCTTCAGGCAGTGGTAAAACAACGCTCGCTAAAGTTATGTTAGGACTTTTTGAGCCTGAAGGCGGCAAAGTGGAAGTTGATAATATTGATATAAAACAACTTGGTTTAGGTCAGTATCGAAGCCAAATTGCAGCTGTCATGCAAGACGATCAATTATTGTCAGGTTCAATAGCTGATAACATTAGTTTTTTTGACCCAGAATTAAATATGGTTCAAGTAGAGTGGGCTGCAAAAACGGCCGCTATTGATAAAGACATTATGAATATGACTATGGGTTATAACACTTTAGTGGGAGATATGGGCGCTGCTCTTTCTGGAGGGCAAATTCAGAGGTTACTATTGGCAAGAGCGTTATATCGAAAACCAAAAATTCTATTTATGGATGAAGCAACCAGTAGTCTTGATACAAAATTAGAAGCTTCGGTTAACTGTGCAGTCAAAAATTTAGATATCACTCGGATTATAATCGCACATAGGCCAGAAACGATTGCGAGCGCAGATAAAGTTGTTGAACTTAGGTATGGCAAAGTGAATGAAGTCGAAAAACCAGACCTCAAGGGTACTAGAGAAATAAAACCTAAAATTGAATTAGATGTATCCGATTTAGAAGCTATAGGTATATTAGATCCTTTGGGTAGTGAGTTTAGCTTAGTTTAG
- a CDS encoding RimK family alpha-L-glutamate ligase, translating into MCHIILGHHRDEHAQYMIEKLERRGLKVFLLETHDFPKSVQFSFSPNDGGGNLILKNGEKVNFSDIQSVYWRNFCGVTDESTKANFTSIDDISARDSMACIRTWFELNNQTVWVNSWKAFQHHQEKPLQLWKVNQLGINIPKTYIGNDIDEIRSCYSNLGTSIFKPVFGGAHTEILTEAHLESSRVREALTKSPITVQEFIKGTNIRTYVIGDKVFSAELKSDNADFREDDNLEVLPFETPVDIQQQSILIREKLHLNWTAIDWRRNESGEYYFLEANPSPMFIGFEKRSGIPISDHLVDFMVKQNQL; encoded by the coding sequence ATGTGTCACATAATTTTGGGTCATCACAGAGATGAACATGCTCAATATATGATAGAAAAATTAGAGCGGCGTGGTTTAAAAGTTTTTTTGTTAGAAACCCATGATTTTCCTAAGTCAGTACAGTTTTCATTCTCACCAAATGATGGTGGTGGAAATTTAATATTAAAAAATGGTGAAAAAGTTAATTTTTCAGATATTCAATCTGTTTATTGGCGCAATTTTTGTGGTGTGACTGATGAATCTACAAAAGCTAATTTCACATCGATTGATGACATTTCGGCAAGAGATAGCATGGCATGTATCCGCACCTGGTTTGAACTAAATAATCAAACTGTTTGGGTAAATAGTTGGAAAGCCTTTCAACACCATCAAGAAAAGCCACTACAGCTGTGGAAGGTTAACCAATTAGGTATCAATATTCCAAAAACGTATATCGGTAATGATATTGATGAAATTCGCAGTTGTTATAGCAATTTAGGAACAAGTATCTTTAAGCCTGTGTTTGGTGGTGCTCATACCGAAATTTTGACTGAAGCGCATTTAGAGTCATCAAGAGTCCGTGAGGCATTGACTAAATCTCCAATTACAGTGCAAGAGTTTATCAAGGGCACGAATATAAGAACTTATGTAATTGGTGATAAAGTTTTTTCTGCTGAACTTAAAAGCGACAATGCCGATTTTAGGGAAGATGATAATTTAGAAGTATTACCTTTTGAGACGCCAGTTGATATTCAGCAGCAGTCAATTTTGATTCGTGAAAAGTTACATTTAAACTGGACTGCTATTGATTGGAGAAGAAATGAATCAGGTGAATATTATTTCTTAGAAGCAAATCCATCTCCAATGTTTATTGGTTTTGAGAAAAGATCAGGTATCCCAATTAGTGACCATTTAGTTGACTTTATGGTTAAGCAAAATCAACTTTAA
- a CDS encoding S-(hydroxymethyl)glutathione dehydrogenase/class III alcohol dehydrogenase produces the protein MTDKFIKSKAAVAWGPNQPLKMEEVDVMLPRKGEVLVKIVATGVCHTDAFTLSGDDPEGIFPSILGHEGGGIVEQIGEGVTSVAVGDHVIPLYTAECGVCKFCTSGKTNLCQAVRETQGKGLMPDGTTRFYKDGQPIYHYMGCSTFSEYTVLPEISLAKVNKEAPLEEVCLLGCGVTTGMGAVLNTAKVEKGDTVAIFGLGGIGLSAIIGAKMAGASRIIGIDINESKYELAKKLGATDCINPKDFDKPIQDVIVEMTDGGVDYSFECIGNVDVMRSALECCHKGWGESVIIGVAGAGQEISTRPFQLVTGRVWRGSAFGGVKGRSELPEIVNRYMAGEFALDDFITHTMPLENINEAFDLMHAGKSIRTVIHLDK, from the coding sequence ATGACTGATAAATTTATTAAATCAAAAGCTGCTGTAGCTTGGGGCCCGAATCAACCATTAAAAATGGAAGAAGTTGATGTCATGCTACCGCGTAAAGGCGAAGTATTAGTAAAAATAGTAGCTACTGGCGTATGTCATACTGATGCATTTACATTATCAGGTGATGATCCAGAAGGTATTTTCCCTTCAATTTTAGGTCACGAAGGTGGCGGTATTGTTGAACAAATTGGTGAAGGCGTAACAAGTGTTGCTGTTGGCGACCATGTTATTCCTCTTTACACAGCAGAGTGTGGTGTGTGTAAGTTCTGTACATCTGGTAAAACAAACCTATGTCAGGCTGTTCGTGAAACACAAGGTAAAGGCCTAATGCCAGATGGCACAACTCGTTTTTATAAAGACGGTCAACCAATTTACCATTATATGGGTTGTTCTACTTTTTCTGAATACACTGTATTACCAGAAATCTCATTAGCTAAAGTAAATAAAGAAGCACCTTTAGAAGAAGTATGTTTATTAGGGTGTGGTGTTACTACAGGTATGGGCGCGGTACTTAATACAGCTAAAGTAGAAAAAGGCGATACAGTTGCCATATTTGGTTTAGGCGGTATTGGTTTATCAGCGATTATCGGTGCTAAAATGGCGGGGGCAAGCCGTATTATTGGTATTGATATCAACGAGAGCAAATATGAGCTAGCTAAGAAATTAGGTGCAACAGATTGCATCAATCCAAAAGATTTTGATAAACCAATTCAAGATGTGATTGTTGAAATGACTGATGGCGGCGTTGATTACTCTTTTGAGTGTATCGGTAATGTTGATGTAATGCGCTCAGCTCTAGAGTGTTGTCATAAAGGTTGGGGCGAATCTGTAATTATTGGTGTAGCTGGTGCTGGCCAAGAGATTTCTACTCGTCCATTCCAACTTGTAACTGGTCGTGTATGGCGTGGCAGTGCATTTGGTGGTGTTAAAGGTCGCTCTGAGTTACCAGAGATCGTAAACCGCTATATGGCTGGCGAGTTTGCTCTTGATGACTTTATTACGCACACTATGCCACTTGAAAACATTAACGAAGCATTTGATCTGATGCATGCAGGTAAAAGTATTCGTACTGTTATTCATTTAGATAAGTAA
- a CDS encoding winged helix-turn-helix domain-containing protein has protein sequence MAFISESEIDFSKKIKEVKFGHWVLTPKHQIIFDGQIQRELEPLLYSMLIYFIRNNDRIVTRQELINDVWKQAYVDDNAINRAMSELRKALKSELQRGLVLKTHYRKGYSFLLDIEFIYLEENIANIEQEKTFKTPSNNHNAKKRKFMFGFSFIVAALFLFYVLYITIQANFFNPTLDKIEKPIEVKEEVLSWDQGTSLKPKISNDKSLIAYSFKQDDTNSFNLYIKNTHSLKQYILVESEDDIYPIGWSNINTLYYQKVNSKANPKCEIWQASSLNNISATKHKKLFNCNSDEILSGSGFDNGNKLIYTKYNYRDIADVSVIVSRDLSSGSEFQVSSPNNEERGDFFINISHQQDKIVFLRAQSMGTEIYIANIDGSHQNRIAKLDYVVNSVNWDPSDTTITWLNRANKTIINFDLETNQQNERKIKTQYSLQFSEIVSDEEILLATSLADFNLLTTNISDENPQIASFSNTNLKERLIAPFNLSKESVFIVESEYQSIWLYQAGVRKKLKDLDLSYITSIAISPDDTQLLIALQKQIIVIDLASLKTLYSINLEGVIKKATWPLNSKILLSYAESLQTNPWFYDLEQKKLIKLSNTHMNSVFYVNNSIMFFNEEFELIQQNINTGSEQVLMKLENVSKVVWCVDDENIYYKMGNKIFKKPLKQELKATEYVELNESILNIQIVNTKYHKALYLNTVSLKDNFIVSLKLKPES, from the coding sequence ATGGCGTTCATTAGTGAATCTGAAATTGATTTTTCCAAAAAAATAAAGGAGGTTAAATTTGGACATTGGGTGCTCACACCTAAACACCAGATTATATTTGATGGTCAAATTCAAAGGGAATTAGAACCCCTTTTATATAGTATGCTAATTTATTTTATTAGAAATAATGATCGTATCGTAACAAGACAAGAGCTGATAAACGATGTATGGAAACAAGCATATGTAGATGATAATGCTATAAATAGAGCAATGTCTGAATTACGTAAAGCATTAAAATCTGAACTTCAGCGTGGTCTAGTATTAAAAACGCATTACAGGAAAGGCTATAGCTTTCTGCTTGATATAGAGTTTATATATTTAGAAGAAAATATTGCTAATATCGAACAAGAAAAAACATTTAAAACCCCCTCTAATAACCATAATGCAAAAAAAAGAAAATTTATGTTTGGCTTTTCTTTTATTGTAGCCGCTTTATTCTTATTTTATGTTTTATATATCACTATTCAAGCAAATTTTTTTAACCCAACATTAGATAAAATAGAAAAACCAATAGAAGTTAAAGAAGAAGTTTTATCTTGGGATCAAGGTACTTCTTTGAAACCTAAGATTTCTAACGATAAATCTTTAATTGCTTATTCATTTAAGCAAGATGATACAAATAGTTTTAATTTATATATTAAAAATACACATTCATTAAAGCAGTATATTTTGGTTGAAAGTGAAGATGATATTTACCCTATTGGGTGGTCAAATATAAATACTCTCTACTATCAAAAAGTAAATTCCAAAGCCAATCCAAAATGTGAAATATGGCAAGCGAGCTCATTAAACAATATCTCTGCAACTAAACACAAAAAATTATTTAACTGTAATTCGGATGAAATCTTAAGTGGCTCAGGGTTTGATAACGGTAATAAGTTAATTTATACCAAATACAATTATCGTGATATTGCTGATGTATCTGTCATTGTAAGTAGGGATTTGAGTAGTGGCTCTGAATTTCAAGTTAGTTCACCAAATAATGAAGAACGCGGTGACTTTTTTATAAATATTTCTCATCAACAAGATAAAATAGTTTTTTTGCGCGCTCAGTCAATGGGCACTGAAATATATATAGCAAATATAGATGGCAGTCATCAAAATAGAATCGCTAAATTGGATTATGTAGTAAACTCCGTTAATTGGGATCCTAGTGATACCACTATTACTTGGCTAAATAGAGCAAATAAAACAATCATTAACTTTGATTTAGAAACAAATCAACAAAATGAACGAAAGATTAAAACACAGTATAGTTTACAATTTAGTGAAATTGTTTCAGATGAAGAAATTTTACTTGCAACCAGTTTGGCTGATTTTAACCTTTTAACTACCAATATTAGCGACGAAAATCCACAAATAGCAAGTTTTTCTAACACTAATTTAAAAGAACGATTAATTGCGCCTTTTAATTTATCAAAAGAGAGTGTTTTTATTGTTGAAAGTGAATATCAAAGTATTTGGCTCTATCAAGCTGGTGTGCGTAAAAAGCTTAAAGATTTGGATTTATCATACATTACTAGTATTGCTATTTCACCTGATGATACTCAACTATTAATAGCACTACAAAAGCAAATTATAGTGATTGACCTAGCAAGCTTAAAAACTTTATATAGCATAAACCTTGAAGGTGTAATAAAAAAAGCTACATGGCCTTTAAACTCTAAAATTCTCTTAAGCTATGCAGAAAGTTTACAAACTAACCCTTGGTTTTATGATTTGGAGCAAAAAAAACTAATTAAACTATCTAACACTCATATGAATTCAGTATTTTATGTAAACAACAGCATTATGTTTTTCAATGAAGAATTTGAATTAATACAACAAAATATAAATACAGGATCCGAGCAGGTTTTAATGAAACTTGAAAACGTTTCTAAGGTAGTATGGTGTGTTGATGATGAGAATATATATTATAAAATGGGTAATAAAATATTCAAAAAGCCTTTAAAACAGGAATTAAAAGCAACTGAATATGTTGAGTTAAATGAATCCATACTAAACATACAAATAGTTAATACTAAATACCATAAAGCACTATATCTTAATACCGTTTCGCTAAAAGACAATTTTATTGTAAGCTTAAAACTAAAACCAGAAAGTTAA
- a CDS encoding HlyD family secretion protein has product MSDLFRKEAIDHQGQKLDGEVTIATHMSFNVIVILVVFIVLVGLTYLFWGEYHRKEVVSGYLRPTTGLSKVYPVAAGVIDDIYVKEGELVKKGQLLARIRMDRHLSSGKEVSDSIIQELIIQKKLILSKVENQEYLSQVNKDKVISQIKSTKAQLLQAKSQQSLLNERLKLSNKKLANTKKLIEEGFVSNREYQEQQDVALAMKQQVEDIQAQVLTQEEQLSQLNFQKIQQPFEFEDLISQLKSQLAGVNQQISQADSQRSLDVRSNRTGKITNLLVKAGMMAQTNQPLLTILPEGAVLEAVLFVPTRAYGFVRAGQKTRIRYQAFPYQRFGIYQGEIVEVSQSVILPNETSLPVAFQEPVYQVVIKLDGQGAMAYGTKVPLQSGMLLEADIMVDSRTLFEWLFEPIYSIKGAV; this is encoded by the coding sequence ATGTCTGATTTATTTAGAAAAGAAGCAATTGATCATCAGGGACAAAAACTTGATGGAGAAGTGACAATTGCAACACATATGTCATTCAACGTTATTGTAATCTTAGTTGTTTTTATTGTTTTAGTTGGCCTTACTTATCTTTTCTGGGGGGAATACCATAGAAAAGAAGTTGTTTCAGGTTATTTGAGGCCAACTACAGGGCTTAGTAAGGTTTATCCTGTAGCGGCTGGAGTAATCGATGATATTTATGTTAAAGAAGGTGAATTAGTAAAAAAAGGACAATTACTTGCCCGTATTCGTATGGACAGGCATTTAAGCTCAGGAAAAGAAGTGAGTGACTCTATAATTCAAGAGTTGATAATTCAAAAAAAACTAATTTTAAGTAAAGTTGAGAATCAAGAATACTTGTCACAAGTTAATAAAGATAAAGTGATTTCTCAAATAAAAAGCACAAAAGCGCAATTGCTTCAGGCTAAAAGTCAGCAATCTTTACTAAATGAGAGATTGAAGTTAAGTAATAAAAAACTAGCCAATACTAAAAAGTTAATTGAAGAAGGTTTTGTATCAAATAGAGAGTATCAAGAGCAACAGGATGTAGCATTAGCTATGAAACAGCAAGTTGAAGATATTCAAGCGCAAGTTTTAACTCAAGAAGAGCAGTTGAGCCAGCTTAACTTTCAAAAAATACAACAACCATTTGAATTCGAAGATCTTATTTCTCAATTAAAATCTCAGCTAGCAGGAGTAAATCAACAAATATCACAAGCTGATTCGCAGCGAAGTTTAGATGTGCGTAGTAATAGAACTGGAAAAATTACCAACCTGTTAGTTAAAGCTGGCATGATGGCTCAAACAAATCAACCTTTATTAACTATTTTGCCAGAAGGAGCCGTTTTAGAAGCCGTTTTGTTTGTGCCTACTAGAGCTTATGGATTCGTGAGGGCAGGACAAAAAACAAGAATTCGTTATCAAGCTTTTCCATATCAGAGGTTTGGTATTTACCAAGGGGAAATTGTAGAAGTTTCACAATCGGTTATTTTACCAAATGAAACATCTCTACCTGTAGCTTTCCAAGAACCGGTATATCAAGTAGTGATTAAATTAGATGGACAAGGTGCTATGGCTTATGGAACTAAGGTACCACTTCAGTCTGGGATGTTATTAGAAGCAGATATTATGGTTGATAGTAGAACATTATTTGAATGGTTGTTCGAACCGATTTATAGCATTAAAGGGGCTGTTTAA